The genomic interval TGGGCGAACGACGGGAATTGAACCCGCGCATGGTGGATTCACAATCCACTGCCTTGATCCACTTGGCTACATCCGCCCCTCTACTCTATTTTTATATTTTTTTATTTCATATTCGAACAATTTCTTTACTTTTCTTTAAATCTTTAAAATTAAAAAAAAAACATCTATCTATATTTAAGTACAATTACTACTAAAATAACCAAATAAAAAAATAAATAAAGGAGCAATAAGACCCTCTTATCTTAAGAGAATAAGAAGGAAATTATTGCTCCTTTATTTTTCAATAACTCTTATACAATAAGACTAACGTCTTATCCATTTACAGATGGAGCATCTATAGCAGCTAGGTCTAGAGGGAAGTTATGAGCATTACGTTCATGCATAACTTCCATACCAAGGTTAGCGCGGTTAATGATATCCGCCCAAGTATTAATTACACGACCTTGACTATCAACTACAGATTGGTTGAAATTAAACCCGTTTAGGTTGAAAGCCATAGTGCTAATACCTAAAGATGTGAACCAGATACCTACTACAGGCCAAGCAGCTAGGAAGAAGTGTAATGAACGAGAGTTGTTGAAACTAGCATATTGGAAGATCAATCGGCCAAAATAACCATGAGCAGCTACGATATTATAAGTTTCTTCCTCTTGACCAAATCTGTAACCTGCGTTAGCAGATTCATTTTCTGTGGTTTCCCTGATCAAACTAGAAGTTACCAAGGAACCATGCATAGCACTGAATAGGGAGCCGCCGAATACACCAGCTACGCCTAACATGTGAAATGGGTGCATAAGGATGTTGTGCTCAGCTTGGAATACAATCATGAAGTTGAAAGTACCAGAGATTCCTAGAGGCATACCATCAGA from Coffea arabica chloroplast, complete genome carries:
- the psbA gene encoding photosystem II protein D1 yields the protein MTAILERRESESLWGRFCNWITSTENRLYIGWFGVLMIPTLLTATSVFIIAFIAAPPVDIDGIREPVSGSLLYGNNIISGAIIPTSAAIGLHFYPIWEAASVDEWLYNGGPYELIVLHFLLGVACYMGREWELSFRLGMRPWIAVAYSAPVAAATAVFLIYPIGQGSFSDGMPLGISGTFNFMIVFQAEHNILMHPFHMLGVAGVFGGSLFSAMHGSLVTSSLIRETTENESANAGYRFGQEEETYNIVAAHGYFGRLIFQYASFNNSRSLHFFLAAWPVVGIWFTSLGISTMAFNLNGFNFNQSVVDSQGRVINTWADIINRANLGMEVMHERNAHNFPLDLAAIDAPSVNG